The Cytobacillus oceanisediminis genomic interval CACACAATGAATTTCCCTGGCCTGGAAGGAAGATGGCTGCGCTTTGCGATTAAAGGGCCGAAAGACAATGATGTGCTGATGGAGGCGATGCAGGAATGGCGGAAGGATCGCTGATTTTTATCTCCGGTGGAGTACGGAGCGGAAAGAGCTCCTTTGCAGAAAGGACTGCTGCCGGGCTGGCAATAAAGACGGAAGGAAAGCTTCATTATATTGCTGCCGGAAAAGCATATGATTCCGAGATGGAGGCACGAATTCAGAGGCACCAAGATGACCGGGAAAAGAGCGGCTTGCACTGGACAACATGGGAACAGCCTTCCGCACTTGAAGAGATCTCAGGGAACTTTAACAATCAGGATATTATTCTTTTCGATTGCTTGACCACTCTCTTAAATAATGAGCTTTTTAGAGCGGAAGACGTTTGGCGGAACAGAGAATTCCAGGACAAGCTGTCATCTGATCTTCTCAGGGCCATTTCTGAAATTCGCCAAAGATGCAGGTTCTTGATCGTTGTCAGCAACGAAGTCTTAAATGTGCCAATTGGCGAAAATGAACTGGTGATTACCTATTCAAAAATACTTGGGACGCTTCACAGGAATATAGTAGAGATGGCAGACGAAGCCGTTCTTGTCGAAGCTGGCATTCCCATTCTAATGAAAGGAGAACCGGCATGAAAGGAATTATGATTCAGGGCACGTCATCTGACGCCGGGAAAAGCCTGATTGCTACGGCTCTTTGCCGGGCATTCTCCAATGAAGGTTTCCGCACGGCTCCTTTTAAATCCCAGAATATGTCCAATAATTCATACGTGACAAAGGATGGAAATGAAATCGGCAGGGCACAGGGCATTCAGGCTGAAGCGGCAAGAACTGAAGCTGCTGTCTGGATGAATCCCATTCTCCTTA includes:
- a CDS encoding bifunctional adenosylcobinamide kinase/adenosylcobinamide-phosphate guanylyltransferase gives rise to the protein MAEGSLIFISGGVRSGKSSFAERTAAGLAIKTEGKLHYIAAGKAYDSEMEARIQRHQDDREKSGLHWTTWEQPSALEEISGNFNNQDIILFDCLTTLLNNELFRAEDVWRNREFQDKLSSDLLRAISEIRQRCRFLIVVSNEVLNVPIGENELVITYSKILGTLHRNIVEMADEAVLVEAGIPILMKGEPA